A stretch of Faecalibacterium duncaniae DNA encodes these proteins:
- the plsY gene encoding glycerol-3-phosphate 1-O-acyltransferase PlsY, whose product MMTFFIVLAAAAQAYLLGSVDTGILVSKYLYHDDVRNHGSGAAGMTNMLRTFGKKAAALTAAGDVLKGVAAVCIGRWLFGFLPADAAVSPYLGVYLTAILAVVGHTKPIYFGFKGGKGVLVAGGAILAIQPILLPLLTVVFLLCLVPTGMVSLGSIAMAASYPVLTLIYGLLKGFAADDLIVCVVGAAIMGGMVIWMHRANIQRIREGKEYRFGSKHKQ is encoded by the coding sequence ATGATGACCTTCTTCATCGTTCTGGCTGCCGCTGCGCAGGCTTACCTGCTGGGCAGCGTGGACACCGGCATCCTGGTCAGCAAGTACCTGTACCACGATGATGTCCGCAATCACGGCAGCGGTGCGGCCGGTATGACCAACATGCTGCGCACTTTTGGCAAAAAGGCAGCGGCGCTCACCGCCGCAGGCGACGTGCTGAAAGGCGTTGCAGCTGTCTGCATCGGCCGCTGGCTCTTCGGGTTCCTGCCCGCAGATGCCGCCGTTTCGCCCTATCTGGGCGTGTATCTGACCGCCATTCTGGCCGTGGTGGGCCACACCAAGCCCATCTATTTCGGCTTCAAGGGCGGCAAGGGCGTGCTGGTGGCGGGAGGTGCCATCCTGGCGATTCAGCCCATCCTCCTGCCATTGCTGACCGTCGTTTTTCTGCTCTGCCTTGTGCCCACCGGCATGGTGTCGCTGGGCAGCATTGCAATGGCGGCATCCTATCCGGTGCTGACCCTCATCTACGGCCTGCTCAAGGGCTTCGCCGCTGACGACCTCATCGTCTGCGTGGTGGGAGCTGCCATCATGGGCGGCATGGTCATCTGGATGCACCGGGCCAATATCCAGCGCATCCGTGAGGGCAAAGAGTACCGCTTTGGTTCCAAGCACAAGCAGTAA
- a CDS encoding phosphotransferase enzyme family protein, whose translation MKPVTEPILRAAANAFDFGGPVVCDARHYGEGHINDTFVVWREDHSKRFILQRINTDTFTDPVGLMENVCGVTRHLREKILAAGGDPARETLNVIPTLSGAACHLDAEGGAWRAYDFVEDTICLQQVGSEADFRTVAETLGKFQNQLADYPASTLHETIARFHDTPNRYANFEKALAADALGRAKDIAPEVAFIHAREKDCHTLLDLLAAGEIPLRVTHNDTKINNVLIDAATGKGICVIDLDTVMPGLSAYDFGDSIRTGANDCAEDEPDQSKVHFDLHLYEVFAKGYLSTAGASMSPAEKKSLAWGAKLMTLECGIRFLTDYLEGDHYFHTARPDHNLDRARTQFTLVRQMEEVFDQMLEIVS comes from the coding sequence ATGAAACCTGTTACTGAACCCATTCTCCGCGCCGCCGCAAATGCCTTTGATTTTGGCGGGCCTGTGGTCTGCGATGCCCGTCACTACGGCGAAGGTCACATCAACGATACCTTCGTGGTCTGGCGGGAGGACCACTCCAAGCGCTTTATCTTACAGCGCATCAACACCGACACCTTTACCGACCCGGTGGGCCTGATGGAGAATGTCTGCGGCGTGACCCGGCATCTGCGGGAGAAGATCCTTGCCGCAGGCGGCGACCCGGCACGGGAGACCCTGAACGTGATCCCCACCCTGTCCGGCGCGGCCTGCCATCTGGATGCCGAGGGCGGCGCGTGGCGTGCCTACGACTTTGTAGAGGATACCATCTGCCTGCAGCAGGTGGGCAGCGAGGCCGACTTCCGCACTGTTGCCGAGACCCTGGGCAAATTCCAGAACCAGCTGGCAGATTATCCGGCCTCCACCCTCCACGAAACCATTGCACGCTTCCACGACACGCCCAACCGCTATGCAAACTTTGAAAAAGCCCTTGCCGCCGATGCGCTGGGCCGTGCCAAGGACATTGCACCGGAGGTCGCCTTCATCCATGCGCGGGAAAAAGACTGCCACACCCTGCTGGATCTGCTGGCGGCTGGTGAGATCCCGCTGCGTGTCACCCACAACGACACCAAGATCAACAACGTCCTGATCGATGCCGCCACCGGAAAAGGCATCTGTGTCATTGACCTTGACACCGTGATGCCGGGTCTGTCGGCCTACGATTTCGGCGACTCCATCCGCACCGGTGCCAACGACTGCGCCGAGGACGAGCCCGACCAGAGCAAGGTCCACTTTGACCTGCACCTGTACGAGGTGTTCGCCAAGGGGTATCTCTCCACTGCCGGGGCTTCCATGAGCCCTGCGGAGAAAAAGAGCCTTGCCTGGGGTGCCAAGCTGATGACGCTGGAGTGCGGCATCCGCTTTCTGACCGACTATCTGGAGGGCGACCACTATTTCCACACCGCCCGACCCGACCACAACCTTGACCGCGCTCGCACCCAGTTCACGCTGGTGCGGCAGATGGAAGAGGTGTTCGATCAGATGCTGGAGATCGTCAGCTGA
- a CDS encoding helix-turn-helix domain-containing protein, translated as MSTERFDIRHAPAPRESFRLLYISKSRFGGDWNSTVHTHSCTELFYCLSGEGQFLLSGQLFPVKPDDMVIVNPQVEHTELSLNASPLEYIVLGVSGIEILFGKADSTYAIFNCRENRERMVTLLHMLLAEADRSLDGCETVCQDLLEVLLIWLVRCTTLSLQVEESPRSDNRECVEIKRYLDNNYREEISLDTLAEVAHINKYYLAHTFQKAYGISPITYLNRRRIEESKYMLGNTGYSLAQISELMGFSSPSYFSQCFRKAEGLTPNEYRRQVRQGQRPAPAKRHEG; from the coding sequence ATGAGTACCGAGCGCTTTGATATCCGCCACGCTCCCGCTCCACGGGAATCCTTCCGGCTGCTGTACATCAGCAAGAGCAGATTCGGCGGCGACTGGAACAGCACGGTCCACACCCATTCCTGCACGGAGCTGTTCTACTGCCTCAGCGGCGAGGGGCAGTTTCTGCTCAGCGGGCAGCTGTTCCCGGTCAAGCCGGACGATATGGTCATCGTCAACCCGCAGGTGGAGCACACCGAGCTGAGCCTGAACGCCTCGCCTTTGGAATACATCGTACTGGGCGTTTCGGGCATCGAGATCCTGTTTGGCAAAGCCGATTCCACCTACGCCATCTTCAACTGCCGGGAAAACCGGGAGCGGATGGTAACGCTGCTGCACATGCTGCTGGCTGAGGCGGACCGCAGTCTGGACGGCTGCGAGACCGTCTGCCAGGACCTGCTGGAAGTCCTGCTCATCTGGCTGGTGCGGTGCACCACCCTCTCTTTGCAGGTGGAGGAATCCCCCCGCTCTGACAACCGGGAATGCGTGGAGATCAAGCGGTATCTGGACAACAACTACCGGGAGGAAATCTCCCTTGATACCCTTGCCGAGGTTGCCCACATCAACAAATACTACCTGGCCCATACCTTCCAGAAGGCGTACGGCATTTCTCCCATCACCTATCTGAACCGCCGCCGCATTGAGGAGAGCAAATACATGCTGGGCAACACCGGTTACAGCCTGGCGCAGATCAGCGAGCTGATGGGATTTTCCTCCCCCAGCTACTTTTCGCAGTGCTTCCGCAAGGCGGAAGGCCTGACCCCCAACGAATACCGCCGTCAGGTGCGGCAGGGACAACGCCCTGCACCTGCCAAACGGCATGAAGGATAA
- a CDS encoding carbohydrate ABC transporter substrate-binding protein yields MKRISRRNFLKVAGVGAAALGLAACGGSSSSTASSTASSAAASAAPAEDVTIKVAAIETGYGADMWKKVTEAFTAQTGIKVELTTDKKLEDVIGPSMQGGDYPDVIHLATGREAALTEQFIKGNLIADITDVLSMTVPGESKKVSEKIAGGFTDTSLTNPYGDGKTYLAPMFYSPCGLFYNAGFLKEKGWDVPTTWDEMWELGDKAAAEGTYLFTYPTTGYFDAFFYALMYAAGGPEFFNKATHYEEGIWDTPEAKTCFDIVNKLASYTNPITPAQANDQDFTQNQQLVLDNKALFMPNGTWIVGEMAEAPRADGFEWGMTALPAVKAGGDQYSYTWFEQAWIPAGAEHLDAAKQFVAYLYSDEACKLFAESGAIQPVLGIADDLEGDNKMFYSIYDNGAKAAMGNFASFSAIPGVEVRTVFFDPVNSLVSGSMTEQQWIDGIKSASDQMRANIIE; encoded by the coding sequence ATGAAACGCATTTCTCGTCGCAATTTCCTGAAAGTGGCCGGTGTGGGTGCCGCTGCACTGGGTCTGGCTGCCTGCGGCGGTTCTTCCAGCTCCACAGCTTCCAGCACGGCTTCTTCCGCTGCTGCATCTGCCGCTCCCGCTGAGGACGTGACCATCAAGGTCGCCGCCATCGAGACCGGCTATGGCGCTGATATGTGGAAGAAGGTCACTGAGGCCTTTACCGCCCAGACCGGCATCAAGGTGGAGCTGACCACCGACAAGAAGCTGGAGGATGTCATCGGACCTTCCATGCAGGGCGGCGATTACCCCGACGTGATCCACCTGGCTACCGGCCGTGAGGCTGCCCTGACCGAGCAGTTCATCAAGGGCAACCTGATCGCGGATATCACCGATGTGCTGAGCATGACCGTGCCCGGCGAGAGCAAGAAGGTGAGCGAGAAGATCGCAGGCGGCTTTACCGACACCTCCCTGACCAACCCCTACGGCGACGGCAAGACCTATCTGGCTCCCATGTTCTACAGCCCCTGCGGCCTGTTCTACAACGCCGGTTTCCTGAAGGAAAAGGGCTGGGACGTGCCCACCACTTGGGACGAGATGTGGGAACTGGGCGACAAGGCTGCCGCTGAGGGCACCTACCTGTTCACCTACCCCACCACCGGCTACTTTGATGCGTTCTTCTACGCACTGATGTATGCCGCCGGCGGCCCGGAGTTCTTCAACAAGGCCACCCACTATGAGGAAGGCATCTGGGATACCCCGGAGGCAAAGACCTGCTTTGACATCGTCAACAAGCTGGCTTCCTACACCAACCCCATTACCCCCGCACAGGCCAACGATCAGGACTTTACCCAGAACCAGCAGCTGGTGCTGGACAACAAGGCCCTGTTCATGCCCAACGGCACCTGGATCGTGGGCGAGATGGCCGAGGCTCCCCGTGCGGATGGCTTTGAGTGGGGCATGACCGCCCTGCCCGCTGTCAAGGCCGGCGGCGACCAGTACAGCTACACCTGGTTCGAGCAGGCATGGATCCCGGCTGGTGCCGAGCATCTGGATGCCGCCAAGCAGTTCGTGGCTTACCTGTACAGCGACGAGGCCTGCAAGCTGTTTGCCGAGAGCGGTGCCATCCAGCCTGTGCTGGGCATCGCCGATGATCTGGAAGGCGACAACAAGATGTTCTACTCCATCTACGACAACGGCGCAAAGGCCGCTATGGGCAACTTTGCCTCCTTCAGCGCCATCCCCGGCGTGGAGGTCCGCACCGTGTTCTTTGACCCCGTCAACTCTCTGGTGTCCGGCAGCATGACCGAGCAGCAGTGGATCGACGGAATCAAGTCCGCCAGCGACCAGATGCGTGCCAATATCATCGAATAA
- a CDS encoding carbohydrate ABC transporter permease has product MRSDKSRRRFVFLCVAPATILFFLFMILPTLNVFRMSLYERGAYSPNETFVGLKNFQHLLKDTQFIRSMQNMILLVVVVTIVTFAFALVFAAILTREKIKGQNFFRVIFYIPNILSVVVISGIFSAIYKPENGMLNSIIGLFRDMTDPILWKGEKLVIPSIILAMVWQAVGYYMVMYMASMSSVPASLYESANLDGAGRLTQFFQITIPLIWTNIRTTLTFFIISTINMAFLFVKAMTSGGPNGASDVALSYMYSQKDAGLYGYSMAIGVVIFLFSFALSACVNKATDRDPLEF; this is encoded by the coding sequence ATGAGATCTGACAAAAGCCGCAGACGGTTCGTCTTTCTCTGCGTGGCACCGGCCACGATCCTGTTCTTTCTCTTTATGATCCTGCCCACCCTCAACGTGTTCCGCATGAGCCTGTACGAGCGCGGTGCCTACTCGCCCAACGAGACCTTTGTGGGCCTGAAGAATTTCCAGCACCTGCTCAAGGACACCCAGTTCATCCGCTCCATGCAGAATATGATCCTGCTGGTGGTAGTGGTGACCATCGTCACCTTTGCCTTTGCGCTGGTGTTTGCGGCCATCCTGACCCGGGAAAAAATCAAGGGGCAGAATTTCTTCCGGGTCATCTTCTACATCCCCAACATCCTGTCGGTGGTCGTCATCTCCGGCATCTTCTCGGCCATCTATAAGCCGGAAAACGGTATGCTGAACAGCATCATCGGCCTGTTCCGGGATATGACAGACCCCATCCTCTGGAAGGGGGAAAAGCTGGTCATCCCCTCCATCATCCTCGCCATGGTCTGGCAGGCCGTGGGCTATTACATGGTCATGTATATGGCTTCCATGTCCTCGGTGCCCGCCAGCCTGTACGAGAGCGCCAATCTGGACGGTGCGGGCCGCCTGACCCAGTTCTTCCAGATCACCATCCCCCTCATCTGGACCAACATCCGCACCACCCTGACCTTCTTCATCATCTCCACCATCAACATGGCCTTCCTCTTTGTCAAGGCCATGACCAGCGGCGGGCCCAACGGTGCTTCGGATGTGGCGCTGAGCTATATGTACAGCCAGAAGGACGCGGGCCTGTATGGCTACAGCATGGCCATTGGCGTGGTCATCTTCCTGTTCTCGTTTGCACTGTCCGCCTGTGTCAACAAGGCCACCGACCGCGATCCGCTGGAATTCTAA
- a CDS encoding carbohydrate ABC transporter permease — translation MQNTTERSSRSAEGLYKFFIYFVLVLLAVIIIVPVAWVFMASIKQNAEFYGNPWALPAGFYWQNFVNAWNGAKMGEYMLNSVIVTALALVLLLVIALPAAYCLSRFRFKGRKLLNTLFMAGLFINVNYIVVPIFLMLRDGDVWLKSHFGSSFLLNNLVVLAVVYAATALPFTIYLLSGYFATLPHDFEEAAYIDGASYFSTMTRIIFPMAKPSIITIILFNFLSFWNEYIISMTLMSSTSAPRTLPVGLLNLMQAQQSAAQYGTMYAGLVLVMLPTLILYICVQKQLTQGMTVGGLKG, via the coding sequence ATGCAGAATACCACCGAAAGATCTTCCCGCTCGGCGGAAGGTCTCTACAAGTTCTTTATCTATTTTGTGCTGGTCCTGCTGGCGGTGATCATCATCGTGCCGGTGGCATGGGTATTCATGGCCTCCATCAAGCAGAACGCGGAGTTCTACGGCAACCCGTGGGCGCTGCCTGCCGGGTTCTACTGGCAGAACTTTGTCAATGCGTGGAACGGAGCCAAGATGGGCGAGTATATGCTCAACTCTGTCATCGTGACCGCATTGGCGCTGGTGCTGCTGCTGGTCATTGCGCTGCCTGCCGCCTACTGCCTGTCCCGCTTCCGGTTCAAGGGCCGCAAACTGCTGAACACCCTGTTTATGGCGGGCCTGTTCATCAATGTCAACTACATCGTGGTGCCCATCTTCCTGATGCTGCGGGACGGAGATGTCTGGCTGAAGAGCCACTTTGGCAGCAGCTTCCTGCTGAACAATCTGGTGGTGCTGGCGGTGGTGTATGCAGCCACAGCCCTGCCTTTTACAATCTATCTGCTTTCGGGCTATTTTGCCACCCTGCCCCATGATTTTGAGGAGGCTGCCTACATCGACGGTGCAAGCTACTTCTCCACCATGACCCGTATCATCTTCCCCATGGCAAAGCCCTCCATCATCACCATCATCCTGTTCAACTTCCTGTCCTTCTGGAATGAGTACATCATTTCCATGACGCTGATGAGCTCCACCAGCGCGCCCCGCACCCTGCCGGTGGGCCTTTTGAATCTGATGCAGGCCCAGCAGAGCGCGGCCCAGTACGGCACCATGTATGCCGGTCTGGTGCTGGTGATGCTGCCCACCCTGATCCTGTACATCTGCGTGCAGAAGCAGCTGACACAGGGCATGACCGTGGGCGGTCTGAAAGGGTAA
- a CDS encoding DUF6903 family protein, with amino-acid sequence MKAFWKNHPALRMVLMLVLFVLSIALVTAGWKMTGQLAGLGIMLLGVALLLAVLALYNAPYQD; translated from the coding sequence ATGAAAGCATTCTGGAAAAATCATCCCGCCCTGCGCATGGTGCTGATGCTGGTGCTGTTTGTGCTGTCCATCGCGCTGGTGACAGCAGGCTGGAAAATGACCGGGCAGCTGGCCGGTCTTGGCATCATGCTTTTGGGGGTGGCGCTGCTGCTGGCCGTGCTGGCGCTCTATAACGCCCCCTATCAGGATTGA